DNA sequence from the Gadus morhua chromosome 21, gadMor3.0, whole genome shotgun sequence genome:
TTGCAATTCCAGGAATGTCTCTAAAAACCTCCTCTGTGTCTTTGAGAGCCGCGTCAAAGCCATCCCAACTGGACATTCAGGACAAACAGGCTGTCAACGAGAAAACACCAACTGCACTCATATCCGAGATAAGATCCAAACACGATGTCCCAGATGGCACCGTTGAGGCTGTGAAGCTTTCAGGTCCTGAGCAACTGCAGGCAGACTCTGGAACTATACACCCCAAAGAACTCACAGAGGGGAAGGATCTACTTACGACAAAGAACAAGATTGAATCAGATAGACCAGTGCCTGCTGACTCTGATGAACATGCTAATGAGATTAACCCCGAGGCTAAAACATCTAGCAAGACGGGTACCCGCTctaagaagaggaggagtagagaccTTACCAGTCCTCCGAATGGTACGAAATCTGACGGTTCAAACGATAAGTCCTTGCTGACTTCCAGCCAACAGGAAAAGGTGTCTGCCAGCATTGGGCCGTGTTCACCCGTGCTGACTCTAACAGATCCAGGCATGGTTCAACCCAATAAATCTCTCGGTAAAACTGCTGTGGAAAAACACCACGCCACTGGTTCCACCCAGCAGGTTTCAGGCAAGACAGTACAGGCTCCAGATAAAGTGCCGGGCTCTAAGGATGAGGGCAGAGACCAATTACTAAAGGGGCAGGGGGGATTGTTGAAATCTGTCACTAAATATAAAGGGCCCGATACTGACACTTCCCAACGCAGAACAAAGCAGCCTTCTGATGTAGGTCGTTTACCTGGGAAAATAGACCCAGTATCTGATcagaagggggaaggggtttCAAAGGGCAATAGTAAAGCAGTCCCCTCCCCCACATCCTCGATAGTAGAACAACCGCTCATTGAGAAACCACCAGCAGTGGAGCAAGGTGCACCAGTTGCTCCTGTTAAATCAGAGAAGCCTCCAAGTCAGGCTGAAAGCAAAGCTAAAGGGAGTGTTAAACAACAAGTGGCAAAAACAGAGGCCATCGATCAAAGTGAAGATGGATGTAAACAGAAAAATGTACAATCGAAAAAGAATGACACCAAAAATGTTCCTCATGTTAAGGACCAGGCCAGAGAAAACGTTCAAGAACAACAACTACCGAAGCAGCAGCAAATTAGTGTGGATAAGGTTACCACAAAGGGAACGGCTTCAAACAGTCGAgagaccaccacagacacagagaaaagTAAGGCTGAGACTGGGAAAAAAGGAGGAGACAAGCCCTCCAAAAACACTTTAAACTCGGAGCCCAACCAGTCAGAGGCGATGAAGAAAGCATCTCCCCCAAAGCAGTCTGTTGATATACCTGCTCTTGTGAGGGAGTTACCCACCGCCAAAGGTGGAGGAGTGAATGAGAGGGCGGCCCCTGCAGACACCCAcactgtgcgtgtgagtgacagTGATAAGGGGCCTGTCAAACCAGCCAAGTTGCAGAGGACTACAAATGAGCCAAAAAAGGATTCTGCAAAAGTCAGCAACAAAGAAACAAAGGCAGCAGTGACCGCAGTGGAACTACAGTCTGAATGTTTGCCTGTAGGAAAAACAGAGACATTGGCtgatgactcacacacacaagaagctgGTGGTTTAGTTGCACAAGAGGCATTTGGTTCTGATCTACCGGTTAAAACAGGCACGGCGGTGAAACACgtgcctgaaaaaaaaaaacctctgccTAATGTTAAATCTGATGGCAGAGAAAAGCCAGAAAAGCCCAAATCAGTTGAAAATATAATTTCTCCTCACACTACCCTCCCTAAGCCTATCAGCCAAGATGTGGCGGAAAAACCAACTGGGAATAAAAGCATGACTAACAGTTCTTCAACAACAGGGGTCGAAAGCTCTCCGAAGATAATGACTGACCCGTCTCACGCGGCACAGCTTAATGATTCACAAAAGCTACACCATACAGTGAATACTGTCGGATCAGCTGCGGCCACACAGGAAGTGGAGCAGAGTCCATGTGATAATAAAGTTACTGTACCTAGCGTCACAAACACTAAGGAGACGGAGACAGTCGATAAACGAAACCTTGAACAACCGGTGATATCTTTGCCCGTTGTTATGGAAGATATCACTCTAATATCGCAGCCTGTCAACAATAACCCCGGGTCAGCCTCGTGTGCCCCTGAGACTGCTAAACAATCTCCTGGGAAAGAAAACATTGAAAGTGGCCCAGGCTCTCCCCAGcgctctcctcagaccaggcTGACTCTGCCAAGGGGGCTGGGAGCAGGCGACTCATCGCCCCAGCGGGACGCCCCCTCCAGCTGGCTGGATGTGGACTTCCCCAAGCAGAGGCTGAGGCTCCCGGATCAGCCTCCGAGGCTGGGCTACTCCTCCAGCGAGAGCAACCTCCTGGACACGGCGGGGGAGTTGGGCGACGACGACTTTGTGGAGAAGATCAAGAACCTCTGCGCCCCCTTCTCCATGCCGCCGCGCAAACACAGCCACCTGCGGCCGCCGCAGCCCCCGTTCGCCATGCCCGCCATCAGGGAGGACCGCTTCGAGAAGACCTTCGACCCCGATCAGTTCCAGTTTGGGCTGAGGAAGAAAACGGCCAAATCGGGCCCCAGTCTGCTGGCCAAGCTCCAGAGCAACGAGACCAAAGCCAGCCTGAAGCCCGCCAGGGCTAGCATAGCGGACCGGTGCATCCTGCTCAATAGCATGGACACACGCTCCCGGCTCAGGGAGAGGAGCTTGGCCCacgaggagaaagaggaaggggaggaggagaggacaacgACATCAAACGAAAAggaagagaagaaagaggagaccAAGGTGAGGTCTCGCTTGGAGGGAAGCAGCATCCTCAGCAGCCTGAGTGCTTCCAGTGCCAGAGGGAAGAGAACCGGTCTGGaggccctccccctctctggggTTGCAACATCTAGCGAAGGCCCCCAGAATAGCCTGTCCCCTGGAGCTTCCGCACCGCTCCTGCCTAGCCCTACCTCCCCAGCTCCATTGGCTGAGGTCTTGGGCAGCCACCACCCAGCGGCTCTTGCTGGCAGTAGTGGCACCCAGGCTGGGCAGGCTCTGGTCGGTGAGTCAGCTCCACTGCTTCCCTCCTTTAACGACATCAAGCTGCCCGACTATTTGGAGAAGTACCTCCCTCGAGAAGGCGAAGCAGGAAGGGAACAAGTCAACCCAGAGGTTAGTTTTGTCATAAACATTGTATTTCTTTGAATGATGCCTGTGGTATGCAACTGTGTCCCTGCACCTCTATCATTGTCATAAAAATAGTTATGTCATCAGGGTTTTTAGTTTCGCTAAAGTAAATTCAGATCTGCAgagaaaaaggcaagaaaatcaACCGCATGTACAAAATGGTTGCCGTGCTCCTGCAGTGAACAGCCACCTAGTGCAGCTGTTATGATATACATGCATCCTTGGGAACAAGAGTGTTATGCGTCTGTCATTAGTCATTGCATTCTTACAAGCCAGAAAGCCAGTCCAACCACTCTGTCTGCCTTGTTTATACAACAGAAGCTTGGGGTCGTGATGTCATCGGCAGCCCTCGAGGTTGCAACAGAAATGAAGAAGAAGCCCGGGCTCCCGGTCACTGGTGGAATGCTGCCATGTCTACCTGCAACCCCCGCAGTCCCACCCCCTGCACAAACCAAGCCCGCTGCGCCCTCCCGGCTTCCCCCAACAAAGCCGCTACCACTCCCACATGGGATGCACACTGCTGATGTGAGTgttgggtcccccccccccccctttacatGCACCCTGTTTTACCTATATGCGAGAGTGTGACTGCTACATTTCCTCAGGGGGTTTGAGGCAGGAGGGGAACCCAAATGCAGATGTGAGCAAACTGAAAAGCATGTGAGAAGGGGCTTTGAAAGATGATGCAGAAAGTCATGCAGGCAGTGTCAAAGCCAAAGGTATAAGACCAATAGAAACAAACACGACAAGAAGTGGGTAGGAACTAGGGAACCTGAATAACAAGGCACACATGTGAACAGAGTTGCTAATCACCACAGGCGGCACACATTTGACTAACAACACAGTCGTGAATGGGGCTGTATTTTGACATCATTACTACAGGGAAACTAAGGCCATATACTTGAATAAAGATAAATCTGcaaatggagggggagggggggtggagctaGTTTAGTGGCAAGAAAGAGCttagggtttgattcccaatgtATTCAAACCACCTGTTAACAAGAGGTTCAACCCTTTTATTCTGAAGGGCCTGACATGTAAGTGATATAGATCCTACCGGCTCTCTGTAGATTATTCTGCTTATTACACATCTACTTATTAAAGAAAGACATAATTGTACAAAATCCTCATCATTGTATTGATTTGGAAATGATTGTCATTAGCATCCTTAGCCGTCAGTTATTGCTAATATTCAGAAATAACTGACGGCTGAATGCTTTggttgaccaatcagaatcaagcatcTATGCTGCATCTTAAATAATCCATAGACCCAAAATGTTTGTAATCTCACCCTTTTAATGAGAGGTGATAAGTCAAGCATATCAGGCTGCGTCTCTGCCAATTTGTTGCTGTTAACATCTGGCTGGGAGGCTGCAACCCTCTTCTGCTGCTTTGACAATAATTTTTCTATTAATTTGTCTGCAGACCGGAGTCCCAAAAGGACCTCACAGGCGTCCAGGAAAGGTAGGCACATCTTCTCTCATCTTCTCGCCTCACTTTTAATAAGTCTAGGGTGACGGGTGGTGGAGGTTCAGAATCAACTGTTCTCTGTAAGAATCTGCTTCACATAGTTTGCTTCTTGGGGGCAAACAGTGTGGAGCAACAGAGAGAAGCAAAGAAATGTTCATCTGGATGTGATTAAAAAATCACAAGATTGCATTGGCGGCTGAGCCAGTAGAAACCTTCTGGAAGGAGCATGACATTGAGGgttgccagagagagagagagatagggatatgtgtagagagagagagagagagagagagagtgtggccTCCAAAACGTGTATACCACATTCTTGTTCTTAATTATGTATAATGCCCTGGAACAATTTAAAGTTCTCCTTTTGTTCACTAGCTCTCTGCCAGTCTTGGTATTTTGTTATCCTCCCTACCGTCCATAGTGCTGACTGTATTACAGTTTTTTCCTATCGTTTTAGGCAATTTACCTAAACCATGTTCACATTCCCTAAACACTTCACACAGTGAGCATACCAGTAGACCATGTGAACCAAACTGTGGTTACTTGCCCCTATGCTAAGATACAAATGCTGGCAATGACGCCTTCTTCCAAATTTCATGGATACCTGCCCCAGTCAATGTTCACTACCGGCAAAACGCTGTGGAACTACAGCATATTTTACCAATGTTTAGATATTCTGTTCAAAACAGTgaactttctgttcaaaacctAACAGTAATTTAGATCACTGTAGATGGAAAGATGCTGCATTTGGACAGACAAATGAAGTTACATGtttgaataagaaaaaatatttagtttatagTTTATTATTATAGTTTAACCCCATTAGAGGCAATGGCTGCTGGGTGTATGGACATAGCCCCAGAAGATATCCAGGCCTGGATAAGGCATTCCAAAATATTTTATCCACGTTGTATGGCAAGAGAAACCATACGTTGCGACGTAGATGAAAATTTGTGGCCAAATGCGGAGGATAGGAGGGATTAGCCCAATTCTGCGCCACTGTTGGGCTACTGTAATATACAGTATGTGCAGGTTTTGTGCATTGCATTTTTTGTTAGAACACATTTTTGGACTTTGtaatgtattttctgttttgtgtaacACTTGCACTGTGACAAAATCTCCAAAAAGTAAAGCACCGGGGAAAaaactgttgtgtttgtgatttgtttCTGGATCATATATTACGTACTTACTGTATGTAATTTGCattacaaaaactgaaaattgtTATTCTCAGTTTCTCATACAACACTTACAGTATTTACTGTATTTACAATTACAGTACATTTACCACACTCAATTGTGACATCTTTTGTGGGAGGTAAACCGACATATGAACACTGTCAGCAGATACTTGGCTTGGATTGTCATACTGTAATATTACAAACTTTATTACTGTAGTCCAAagaagtgtttgtctgtgttttttctctttttttcaatgcaACACTACAGGAAATCTATGCCAAACTGGAGGACAGAGCAACATTTTATATATGCAATTGGCAATGCTTCAAGATGTTAGTGTTTTTTAGGTCATAGTGTTCTGAGAGGAAACATGTGTTAAGTTATGGCAGCATTGTTTGTGGTGTGGTTGTTGTAGTGCATTTTGCACCAAAGGTTAACAGatatgcagaggtgtgtgtctctacagcccactgtgttaagtgataGGGAAAAGTGACCATAGTATGGGTACATGACCGAAAACGATAGGAAAAAACTGTAAGATACACACATTGACTACAGTGCTACTATTTCAATGTCCTCTATGACAGATAGAGATAATCCAGGGCAGACTGCTACACTTAAACAGACTTTTGCCAATTAGATTGATACTTTATCACTACACATCTCCTAAAAACACACTTTGTTCACTGTGGTCCCCATAGGTTGGTATAGCACACAAAATATTTCTAATAGATGTTGCATTAAACACATTGTGTGCTTTGGgttgtgttggagtgtgtgtgcgtgtgagtgcagcAGTATAATTGGTCAGACCACTGAGTGTAGTCTGTGTATCTTTATATTGAACAGACTGATTTGATTTGGTTAACGTCTCCTAAGTTGACCctggtgtgtctctgtatgtgtgtgtgtgtgtgtgtgtgtgtgtgtgtgtttgtgtgtgtgtgtgtgtgtgtgtgtgtgtgtgtgtgtgtgtgtttgtttgtgtgtttgtgtgtgtgtgtgtgtgtgtgtgtgtgtgtgtgtgtgtgtgtgtgtgtgtgtgtgtgtgtgtgtgtgtgtgtgtgtgtgtttccgccCAGATGGTGCTGTTTGAGAAGGCTCCGTTCGGCGGCCAGGCCTACGAGGTGTTCAGAGACCTCGAGGACGCCACCGCTCTGCAGCTCTCGCCCGTCATCTCGGTCAGGGTCGTCCGGGGCTGGTGAGTGCTCGCTCTGATGGAATGAGCAGCGGTGCGGCGGCGGCCGGCAGCATGccgtctcctcctgctccctggcTCCGGTCCACAGATGGGGTTGTGAGGTATTGAGTCTCGTCTGTTCCCCAGCTGGATCCTCTATGAGAGCCCTGGGTTCAGGGGCCGCTGCGTCGCGCTGGAGGAAGGCGGCCTGGACCTGAGCAACGTGTGGGCACCGCCAGACACGGGGGCGACGCCGCGCAAAGACCCTGCCATGCTAATTGGATCTATTCGACTGGCTGTCTGTGTAAGAAGAccctatctctcgctctctctctctctgtctctctctctcattttctctctctctctcttacaccctctctccctcttttctgtctctctctatctctctctctttctctctctctctctctcactctctctctctctctctctctctctctctctctctctctctctctctctctctctgtttttccctTGACTATTCCCACCTCTGTTTTTGCATTTTAATTAGTAAGaagtctggctgtgtgtgtttatttatttgttttgtatttttgtacatTTCTGTGGACGTTCGTTACGGACTCGCATGGTTCAGAGAACTAAGGGCCATGCTTTTAGCCAGTATTATTTTCATGGTGGCGGGCTGAGCTAGTAAATGCACTgaaagttttgtttttgttttgtctccctctccccctccctctctccctccctctctccctccttctccccctccctctctctctccctctctctctctctctctctctctctctctctctctctctctctctctctctctctctccctctctccctccctccctctctctctctctctctctccctccctgtagGACTACGTTCTCCCCCACATCGACTTGTTTACGGACCCTGAGGGTCACGGCCGGGTGACCCCCTACCACGACGACACCGTAGAGATGGGCACCTTCGGTATCGCACAGAGCACCGCTTCAATAAAGGTCCACTCGGGGGTGTaagtctttctgtgtgtgtgtgtgtgtgtgtgtgtgtgtgtgtgtgtgtgtgtgtgtgtgtgtgtgtctgtgtctgtgtgtgtttgtgtgtatctgtgtgtgtgtgtgagagtgtagaTTAGGACGTTGGTCTGCACACAAATGAGGCATGAGTCATAGAAGGCAAGATGTTGGTAGCTTTTCAACGCCGCCCCTGTCTGGTTTAATGAGTTCTATTCTTCCATCGGAGAATACATTACAGTCAGGCTTGCTTTGTGATGCACTGGGAATGTGTTCTCTGGTTAAACTTAGTGTGCTCTCAATCCTGGTTAGTTAATGGTTTACCCCTGTTGAGCTTTATCTGTTGAGCTTGATTTGCTTCGCTCTTGCAAGGATGTTTCACAACACGGACTGGGTTAAGAAGAAGCAAACTAAAGAAAGGTTTCATACGTTCATGGTGGAAACACTGCACAGTTGTGTTTCTGTGAATGGGTTCCTGTGTTGTTGCTGTGGTCTGACATTGACCGTGTGAGGCGAGATGAGGCGCTCCAGGGAAAGCAGATAATCATTACTGTGCTCTACCCCGcacttgtgtttgtgtcgtgTCTCGCTCACGTGCCAGCTGAGGAATGTCACTCCTGCTCCTGCATGTTTTCTGTTTGCAGGAGAGCGAGGTTGGGAGAGATTGAGgcagatgggggagagagagaggggaaagcaagaggcagggagaaagagagagggggtggagagagagatagagagagggagagagagaggaacgagagagagatagagataatggAGTTAGCGATTGTTTttccatgagagagagagagaataggggCAGCCAGGACATTCTGTGCCCGGTTTTTATAGGAAGTTATATGGCagccgcaaccccccccccccccctccaaactaCTTTCTATGGTGTTTCAGAACACCAACAGTTCAAACATATACTGACGGAAAAGTCTGAAAAGGAACATAGTGTTGTCATATAGCAGCATGGTGTTTCGCTTGGTTTCAGGTTGTGCCTGAACTCCACCACGTTCCTACATGCAGTGTATTTCTCCAAAGACATCTGGGAATGTCTAATGAAAATATGTGGTCGAAAGGTTGAGGGATCTGCCCAATAAAAGCAAAGAAAATATTGAAATGTACGGAAAAGGAAAAACGGTTGGCACACATCCTCTTTGTTCCTGTAACCCAGTAGACCCGCCTGCTGTAGCTCAGGGCTGCCAACCATCACCATGTCTGTGAGGAAGGTTCTGTCTGGCCAACAGCCTGGCTGTAGCCACAGTCTGTCATTTTTAGCTAGTCGTCTCGTTTTGGTTGGACGGGGGTGCAGATATTTACCTTCAACTGTTTGAATTTGCAAAGAGCTTTATTGCGAGCTCCCAGTTTAATATCAACTGACCCTTTCGAAAGAGCTGTCATAGCATGGTAAACAAAGGTTTTGCCCCCAACATACACATCGGGGAAGTAGGCAGGTGTTTAATATATGTGTTAAAGCACCAGCGAGGTCTGTGATCACTGTGTGTTAGTCTACTATCCGTGCCCTGCTACATAAAAGAAGCAGACATTTCATTATACTTATGTCtcacacctgtgtttgtcctacggTCACGCCTCTGTGAAAGGGGTTTATTACATCatgtataaaataatatataatatcatgtttctgttgttgttgttgttgttgttgtatcaTGTCATGttgttcccctccctctcaggtgGCTGGTGTTCAGCGATCCCGGGTACCAGGGCATGCTAGCCGTGCTGGAGACCGGAGAGTACCCCTTCCCCGAGTCCTGGGGCTTCCCCTCGCCCTTCATAGGCTCTCTCAGGCCCCTCAAGATGGTACGTAGCTGAAGCTAGCCAGCTAGCCCCTGCCAGCATTTGCCTACCTGGACAAGCGCTGCATTTTTTGTTTCTCTTGATGACATACCATCAATccctttttttaatttcaattAGATAGCCCTGCTAGTTTTACTCTCAACGACCGCCTATCGATGATGACACACATAAACGGGTTAATTTGCATTTCTTAGCCTTTGGCAACAATGTTGTAAGAGAATTAACCCTTAGTCAAAAGACTAATCTATCCCATCAGAATGCCTGTGTGCATTGAGAGCATCTAAAACTGATAATGTATTCTGTCAAAATGATCTAGAGCCCTCCTTTTGTTTCCCAGTCTTCTTTGTATCAACTTTTTGCATATAGTAACGCCCATTGTTTGactgttgtttatttaatgGTTGATCAGTTTGATTTTACTAACGTCCATTCCTCATGTTATGTTCTTGTGTTGCAGGGAGCTTTTAAAGTGGAATATCCCAATGAGGTCAAGGTGAGTTGGGTTGGGTCTTTGTGTTATTTATTGTGTGACCATTTACAAAAAGAGGTctctaaatataaatgtagatTTATATTTTGAGATTTTTACAAATATCtgaaaaatgaaagaaatagCTCTGGATACGTCAGCTGTCATTAGGATCAGGCATTTATCCAGTTGGTTTTGGGTCCTGAGTATGTCAGTCAAGCGGAAGATCTACTGTAATGATAAAGACAAGAGCCTTGAATGGAAGTAAGGTGCCATTTaaccagagccggacagtaacggagtacatttacttgagtacagtacttaagtacaattttgagggatctgtactttactcgagtatcattttttgggagtactcatgactttactcaagtacatttgagaggcaaatattgtactctttactccgttacatttctatccataaccgtgagtacccgttactccttctgaaaaataaaaaataaaaggagaaaagaaaaatcacggaaaccctcaatttgttgttgccctctcaaacgtgattccctctcaaactgattaggacagccttcagcctatcagcaatcacctttgctttccgccaaagccaactccatggtcagaattagatgagagacgattgttgatttgattgataaaaaaacggagaaactcacacacatagaattgttagctgaattttattttctgatattgcatatttatgtaagctgagcaattgtttttatgttcttgagtatactgttatactttatacaacgggggacctaaatccagtgatctgattggttcccaactgttgtataatgagcatatacataactgctaggacgcccgatcattttgtgaaagtttgcatatcactccgcgcctggaagtagaaacagttacaaagtaaaacatgtgttggatgatggagagggtgtaaatgttgttactccggaagtgagcaaggcgatggagagactaacgaaagcttaagcacacggcgagtgaactgctccacaggataaattgccggcgaaccgctctatcggagccttctctcggagggacgctaaagtgtgttgcatagcgaccgtcgatgcagagcggcagccaggagggactactttttggtagtctttaacaaaacggctactttgactttcttggtttctttttaaatgtagtgtgtctatgactttcgtttcgccataacagtaaccgttgtataaaagcaatagatcacttcagtcagtggtatgtgctcattataccactgtgaagggggtcgccggccctccgctgcgcgtcggggcggtcaacgccccttaacagtggtataatgagcacataccacagcctggcgtgatctattgcttaagtatactattgtgctattgccatggtaaaaagatgaaaattacttgattttactttcaattccttttataTTCTCCAAGgttttaacatttttcataactccatgtaggacgtttctatacataaatgtaagcactgtggcagaagtaatgcaatatttagaaaacatactcttgtactcttgatactcaagtacttttaaaaacaagtacttcagtacttttacttaagtagacatctgactgtagtaattttacttgtacttgagtaaaatttagcaaggggtatctgtacttttactcaagtaaggaagctgtgtactctgtccgcctctgcatTTAACCAATAAACCTAGACCCCCCTGTGTCCGGGATATGCGATGAGACAAT
Encoded proteins:
- the LOC115534059 gene encoding beta/gamma crystallin domain-containing protein 1 isoform X1, translated to MFTSYVKSLTDVVFPTSESPEEEPSPGVLGRIGSWFSPWKSQIPRDLEIENATKASEQGPVPDTDAAKGGAARAEPVREPAGGGWQRKLGTGARSSYPERSRLSRDLSSSTKEDAARSARRDGPLWSTDWEPAEPGPKEEEFVDAREFLEGRRGQGWEREGGGHRGTPLTGDPSLEHKASPLTPRSRTRVLGAVGKLDAVHNPAQRNTLNHSGKKLHVYLEEETSVINSGNNSCTGQEVVRVRLEKSFDVLAKTKSLDALNSPRSSGPERREIRNRFCLSAPVDLKLTAHSDTHWESPETESEETESDRMGRKNTSRRKSRKLSQGDVEGNSQENTPSNACQALSGSPSASGGTLLTKAPGVETHLGRAAGNSASSQSLSEGGKNKTSPTAIHREIPLGKQPKGRLGADTTSCTGTIVAAVDGEEDMDEKFKLERKTETAESKRKSIKVSRSEVKIFSKNVLVNADSQSGPRSGNVSENFHSGLSKPQDAVKDNSETEVLARKGNLGILEEEPKAVIAGRIADKISVFEGQRVGAVKKTFHATRSADVSPIRAASRSLKEDDVDGGNRSKSEERLDDGRSSSAPPEKARTVKERARNIEACKSENKTPMSPKVAIPGMSLKTSSVSLRAASKPSQLDIQDKQAVNEKTPTALISEIRSKHDVPDGTVEAVKLSGPEQLQADSGTIHPKELTEGKDLLTTKNKIESDRPVPADSDEHANEINPEAKTSSKTGTRSKKRRSRDLTSPPNGTKSDGSNDKSLLTSSQQEKVSASIGPCSPVLTLTDPGMVQPNKSLGKTAVEKHHATGSTQQVSGKTVQAPDKVPGSKDEGRDQLLKGQGGLLKSVTKYKGPDTDTSQRRTKQPSDVGRLPGKIDPVSDQKGEGVSKGNSKAVPSPTSSIVEQPLIEKPPAVEQGAPVAPVKSEKPPSQAESKAKGSVKQQVAKTEAIDQSEDGCKQKNVQSKKNDTKNVPHVKDQARENVQEQQLPKQQQISVDKVTTKGTASNSRETTTDTEKSKAETGKKGGDKPSKNTLNSEPNQSEAMKKASPPKQSVDIPALVRELPTAKGGGVNERAAPADTHTVRVSDSDKGPVKPAKLQRTTNEPKKDSAKVSNKETKAAVTAVELQSECLPVGKTETLADDSHTQEAGGLVAQEAFGSDLPVKTGTAVKHVPEKKKPLPNVKSDGREKPEKPKSVENIISPHTTLPKPISQDVAEKPTGNKSMTNSSSTTGVESSPKIMTDPSHAAQLNDSQKLHHTVNTVGSAAATQEVEQSPCDNKVTVPSVTNTKETETVDKRNLEQPVISLPVVMEDITLISQPVNNNPGSASCAPETAKQSPGKENIESGPGSPQRSPQTRLTLPRGLGAGDSSPQRDAPSSWLDVDFPKQRLRLPDQPPRLGYSSSESNLLDTAGELGDDDFVEKIKNLCAPFSMPPRKHSHLRPPQPPFAMPAIREDRFEKTFDPDQFQFGLRKKTAKSGPSLLAKLQSNETKASLKPARASIADRCILLNSMDTRSRLRERSLAHEEKEEGEEERTTTSNEKEEKKEETKVRSRLEGSSILSSLSASSARGKRTGLEALPLSGVATSSEGPQNSLSPGASAPLLPSPTSPAPLAEVLGSHHPAALAGSSGTQAGQALVGESAPLLPSFNDIKLPDYLEKYLPREGEAGREQVNPEKLGVVMSSAALEVATEMKKKPGLPVTGGMLPCLPATPAVPPPAQTKPAAPSRLPPTKPLPLPHGMHTADTGVPKGPHRRPGKMVLFEKAPFGGQAYEVFRDLEDATALQLSPVISVRVVRGCWILYESPGFRGRCVALEEGGLDLSNVWAPPDTGATPRKDPAMLIGSIRLAVCDYVLPHIDLFTDPEGHGRVTPYHDDTVEMGTFGIAQSTASIKVHSGVWLVFSDPGYQGMLAVLETGEYPFPESWGFPSPFIGSLRPLKMGAFKVEYPNEVKAVLYESPGFEGPSVEIESDLFCFEREEEEGGEEDKALTSTKLTSVGSLKIIGGLWVGYSQPGFEGRQHVLEEGEYLDWGDWGGGSEHFLSLRPVQADFISPHLKMFTDEDFGAHGAHIDLTVPVPSMELTGYGLRTKSVHVVDGVWVVFEEPDFCGEAYVLEKGLYGSPEDWGAMQPLVASVMPIVLDNLGNSAKFKVHLFSKEDFQGSEAVLEDSAEALQPGFSVASCRVLAGSWLAFEGAGFSSRMYVLEVGSYADRRAMGCVDTHANILSLQTAGFEFSLPSVTLFERAGLRGKRAMLTAGSVNLQLAGAFSRVQSVLVEGGMWVLYKEISYRGDQILLRPGEVPDWRGYSSWHNIGSLRPLVQKQVYIRLRNRGSGLLMGVTGELEDLKLMRVQETEETGGVEQVWVYQDGHLRCKLLEECCLSPSGTMTMAGSRLGLSPEPEGLQHLWSISPDGKIHHVGPAGLLLDVKGGHNYDKNQVILSTFDPNKPTQQWDVEIV